One window of the Cuculus canorus isolate bCucCan1 chromosome 13, bCucCan1.pri, whole genome shotgun sequence genome contains the following:
- the ZFPM1 gene encoding zinc finger protein ZFPM1 isoform X1 — MVQVILSQNQESILTTVHAGYQDGTEQFIFLVHLIKTANFYFFLSPSFPVASPLPLCLLLAFGCVYLRRNSCLNNLRLPGVCLQTSRFIIGASRARRGGTPCPDGRHRTTSAPSLPLPLRPDELDLAVQEGERQVRTRKSLPKGFSWGPFQGSIHSEPTSPGHSETCSRCSPCPQQSPPVTLVLEDESCWLSQLPLVPGEPDANAVIYRKDDNLWCRTTRALREDEAVCAFVVAEPPAIPNHQVVKAEPGDSPYPAALHSDIQLLPQQAGMAAILATAVVNKDVFPCKDCGIWYRSERNLQAHLMYYCASRQSAGSPALEEKPKETYPNERVCPFPQCKKSCPSASSLEIHMRSHSGERPFVCLICLSAFTTKANCERHLKVHTDTLNGICHSCGFISTTRDILYSHLVTNHMICQPGSKGEVYSPGPTLPTAKPLTPGLSQTNNAPLRKCSLPTFLPEGLPALPQHMVLHGPLPAPLPSPDTAAPPAPPASPSNARAGKLSPPTQPQNGEGPSSSSSSSSSSSSSSEAIRIKEEPAGSPASEAEVLKSSGPAEGGGSPDASSRTSSPRSLPSAKVKSELASPTPGSSPVPSEPGMGTAGGTVFLPQYVFGHEAAVVPQASEILAKMSELVHSRLKQGHGSTVPPAIYAGAPVPKGATCFECEITFNNINNYYVHKRLYCSSRHLVEDSPPGARKLKAPPGAPKGPQAPGTLLSPSAGDGQGTLVGDGDASRDATPPAAPPEVKTEEVGGKAGSPEAEGRSGRCSEDSQSPSSSVGDEGDEDPSRTLCEACNIRFSRHETYVVHKRFYCASRHDPPLRRPNAPKVPYVPQPLRTRKRRKLYEIHGAAHRPTEPPPAPEPPPAPDPPGAAPSPRSSPDADGPIDLSKKPRRQGDATPAPLLQLADYHECTACRISFNSLDSYLAHKKYQCPATPLQPRTLEQLQKMKGAMPTPLKGRRSPSSPGEGDPEGVRVRAAPAASPSIPYPGVSGADSLQRHPKGPLPPLGMKGPLSACPYCPLNGAVKGDLLEHFRNAHGLFVAKPAAAGQGLPDASAGRTPEPPLPAASPPRPPAPHLRQDSFNSKEGRDGSGSPRPPASPQPPASPRAPEGLREAARKPPTPPTYTDRGVQTPPAKAVPGPVPNGNHRYCRLCNIKFSSLSTFIAHKKYYCSSHAAEHVK; from the exons ATGGTTCAGGTCATCCTCTCCCAGAACCAGGAATCCATCCTCACCACCGTGCATGCAGGGTATCAGGACGGGACAGAGCAATTTATATTTTTGGTGCATCTAATTAAAACtgcaaacttttattttttcctttccccctctttccctgtcgcctccccccttcccctttgCCTCCTGCTCGCCTTCGGTTGTGTTTATCTGCGCCGCAACTCCTGCCTGAATAATCTCCGGCTGCCTGGAGTTTGTCTGCAAACCTCAAGGTTTATTATCGGGGCAAGCAGGGCACGGCGAGGAGGGACGCCTTGTCCGGATGGCCGGCACCGCACCACATCTGCCCCATcgctcccccttcccctccgcCCTG ATGAGCTGGATCTGGCTGTGCAGGAGGGCGAGAGGCAGGTGCGAACCCGCAAGAGCCTCCCGAAGGGTTTCTCCTGGGGACCTTTCCAGGGCAGCATCCACAGTGAGCCGACATCGCCGGGACACAGTGAAACG TGCTCAcgctgctctccctgccctcaGCAGAGCCCACCCGTGACGCTGGTGCTGGAGGATGAGAGCTGCTGGCTGTCCCAGCTGCCCCTCGTGCCTGGAGAGCCCGACGCCAACGCTGTGATCTACAGGAAGG ATGACAACCTGTGGTGCCGGACGACACGTGCCCTGCGGGAGGACGAGGCCGTGTGCGCCTTTGTGGTGGCAGAGCCACCAGCCATCCCCAACCACCAAGTGGTGAAAGCGGAGCCCGGCGACTCGCCGTACCCTGCTGCGCTGCATTCAGACATCCAGCTGCTGCCGCAGCAAGCGGGCATGGCTGCCATCCTGGCCACCGCCGTGGTTAACA AGGATGTCTTCCCATGCAAGGACTGTGGGATCTGGTACCGGAGTGAGCGCAACCTGCAAGCCCATCTGATGTACTACTGCGCCAGCCGGCAGAGCGCTGGCTCGCCTGCCCTGGAGGAGAAGCCCAAGGAGACCTACCCCAACGAGCGCGTCTGCCCCTTCCCTCAGTGCAAGAAGAGCTGCCCCAGTGCCAGCTCCCTGGAGATCCACATGCGGAGCCACAGCG GAGAGCGGCCGTTCGTCTGTCTGATCTGCCTGTCTGCCTTCACCACAAAAGCCAACTGTGAGCGTCACCTGAAGGTGCACACAGACACTCTGAATG GCATCTGCCACAGCTGTGGCTTCATCTCCACCACGAGGGACATCCTCTACAGCCACCTGGTCACCAACCACATGATCTGCCAGCCAGGCTCCAAGGGAGAAGTGTACTCGCCAGGGCCAACCCTGCCTACTGCCAAACCCCTCACTCCTG GGTTGAGCCAGACGAACAACGCACCCCTGCGGAAGTGCAGCCTGCCCACGTTCCTGCCCGAAGGACTGCCGGCACTGCCGCAGCACATGGTGCTGCACGGCCCCCTGCCCGCCCCACTGCCCAGCCCTGACActgcagcccccccagcaccaccTGCCTCTCCCTCCAATGCCAGGGCCGGCAAGCTCTCACCACCCACCCAGCCACAGAACGGGGAAGGTCCATCATCGtcatcatcatcctcctcctcatcctcctcctccagcgAGGCCATCCGCATCAAGGAGGAGCCTGCTGGCAGCCCAGCAAGTGAGGCAGAGGTGCTTAAAAGCAGTGGCCCTGCAGAAGGGGGTGGCAGCCCCGATGCCTCCTCCCGAACCTCATCCCCCCGCAGCCTGCCCTCAGCAAAGGTCAAGTCGGAGCTCGCCAGCCCCACGCCGGGCTCCAGCCCCGTGCCCAGCGAGCCGGGGATGGGCACAGCTGGTGGCACTGTCTTCCTACCCCAGTATGTGTTTGGCCACGAAGCTGCAGTGGTGCCACAGGCATCGGAGATCCTGGCGAAGATGTCAGAGCTGGTGCACAGCCGGCTGAAGCAGGGCCACGGCAGCACAGTGCCGCCCGCCATCTATGCTGGTGCACCGGTGCCCAAGGGTGCCACCTGCTTCGAGTGCGAGATCACCTTCAACAACATCAACAACTACTACGTGCACAAGCGCCTTTACTGCTCCAGCCGGCACCTCGTCGAGGATAGTCCTCCTGGGGCACGCAAGCTCAAAGCTCCCCCTGGGGCACCCAAGGGTCCCCAGGCCCCAGGGACACTGCTGTCCCCCTCAGCGGGTGATGGGCAGGGGACGCTGGTGGGGGACGGGGATGCCAGCCGGGATGCCACACCGCCAGCCGCCCCACCAGAGGTGAAAACAGAGGAGGTGGGTGGCAAAGCGGGGTCCCCCGAGGCAGAGGGGCGGTCGGGGCGGTGCAGCGAGGACAGCCAGAGCCCCAGCAGCTCAGTGGGGGACGAGGGGGATGAGGACCCCAGCAGGACGCTGTGTGAGGCGTGCAACATCCGCTTCAGCCGCCACGAGACCTACGTGGTGCACAAGCGTTTCTACTGTGCCTCGCGCCATGACCCTCCCCTCCGCCGCCCAAATGCCCCCAAAGTCCCCTACGTGCCGCAACCTCTCCGCACCCGCAAACGCCGCAAGCTCTATGAGATCCACGGGGCTGCTCATCGCCCCACCGAACCGCCGCCAGCCCCCGAGCCTCCACCAGCCCCCGATcccccaggagctgctcccTCGCCCCGTTCCAGCCCAGATGCCGACGGTCCCATCGACCTGAGCAAGAAGCCGCGGCGGCAGGGCGATGCGACACCGGCACCACTGCTGCAGTTGGCTGACTACCATGAATGCACCGCCTGCCGCATCAGCTTCAACAGCCTCGACAGCTACCTGGCCCACAAGAAGTACCAGTGCCCAGCCACCCCGCTGCAGCCCCGCACCCTCGAGCAGCTCCAGAAGATGAAGGGGGCCATGCCCACTCCCCTCAAGGGCCGgcgcagccccagcagccccggTGAGGGGGACCCCGAAGGTGTGCGGGTGAGGGCGGCTCCTGCAGCAAGCCCCAGCATCCCCTACCCTGGTGTGTCTGGGGCGGACTCGCTGCAGCGTCACCCCAAGGGTCCTCTGCCACCCCTGGGGATGAAGggacctctctctgcctgtccctaCTGTCCCCTGAACGGGGCTGTCAAGGGCGACCTCCTTGAGCACTTCCGTAACGCCCACGGGCTCTTCGTGGCTAAGCCAGCggcagctgggcagggactCCCTGATGCCAGTGCCGGCAGGACACCCGAGCCCCCACTGCCCGCGGCGTCACCCCCTCGCCCACCTGCCCCCCACCTCCGCCAGGACAGCTTTAACAGCAAGGAGGGTCGGGATGGCAGCGGCAGCCCCCGGCCCCCCGCCTCACCCCAGCCTCCTGCTTCACCCAGAGCCCCTGAGGGACTGCGAGAAGCTGCCCGCAAGCCCCCCACGCCCCCCACCTACACAGACAGGGGAGTGCAGACACCTCCGGCAAAGGCTGTGCCCGGCCCTGTGCCAAACGGCAACCACAGGTACTGTCGCCTCTGCAACATCAAGTTCAGCAGCCTCTCCACCTTCATCGCCCACAAGAAGTATTACTGCTCCTCTCACGCTGCCGAACATGTCAAGTAA
- the ZFPM1 gene encoding zinc finger protein ZFPM1 isoform X2 yields MVQVILSQNQESILTTVHAGYQDGTEQFIFLVHLIKTANFYFFLSPSFPVASPLPLCLLLAFGCVYLRRNSCLNNLRLPGVCLQTSRFIIGASRARRGGTPCPDGRHRTTSAPSLPLPLRPDELDLAVQEGERQVRTRKSLPKGFSWGPFQGSIHSEPTSPGHSETSPPVTLVLEDESCWLSQLPLVPGEPDANAVIYRKDDNLWCRTTRALREDEAVCAFVVAEPPAIPNHQVVKAEPGDSPYPAALHSDIQLLPQQAGMAAILATAVVNKDVFPCKDCGIWYRSERNLQAHLMYYCASRQSAGSPALEEKPKETYPNERVCPFPQCKKSCPSASSLEIHMRSHSGERPFVCLICLSAFTTKANCERHLKVHTDTLNGICHSCGFISTTRDILYSHLVTNHMICQPGSKGEVYSPGPTLPTAKPLTPGLSQTNNAPLRKCSLPTFLPEGLPALPQHMVLHGPLPAPLPSPDTAAPPAPPASPSNARAGKLSPPTQPQNGEGPSSSSSSSSSSSSSSEAIRIKEEPAGSPASEAEVLKSSGPAEGGGSPDASSRTSSPRSLPSAKVKSELASPTPGSSPVPSEPGMGTAGGTVFLPQYVFGHEAAVVPQASEILAKMSELVHSRLKQGHGSTVPPAIYAGAPVPKGATCFECEITFNNINNYYVHKRLYCSSRHLVEDSPPGARKLKAPPGAPKGPQAPGTLLSPSAGDGQGTLVGDGDASRDATPPAAPPEVKTEEVGGKAGSPEAEGRSGRCSEDSQSPSSSVGDEGDEDPSRTLCEACNIRFSRHETYVVHKRFYCASRHDPPLRRPNAPKVPYVPQPLRTRKRRKLYEIHGAAHRPTEPPPAPEPPPAPDPPGAAPSPRSSPDADGPIDLSKKPRRQGDATPAPLLQLADYHECTACRISFNSLDSYLAHKKYQCPATPLQPRTLEQLQKMKGAMPTPLKGRRSPSSPGEGDPEGVRVRAAPAASPSIPYPGVSGADSLQRHPKGPLPPLGMKGPLSACPYCPLNGAVKGDLLEHFRNAHGLFVAKPAAAGQGLPDASAGRTPEPPLPAASPPRPPAPHLRQDSFNSKEGRDGSGSPRPPASPQPPASPRAPEGLREAARKPPTPPTYTDRGVQTPPAKAVPGPVPNGNHRYCRLCNIKFSSLSTFIAHKKYYCSSHAAEHVK; encoded by the exons ATGGTTCAGGTCATCCTCTCCCAGAACCAGGAATCCATCCTCACCACCGTGCATGCAGGGTATCAGGACGGGACAGAGCAATTTATATTTTTGGTGCATCTAATTAAAACtgcaaacttttattttttcctttccccctctttccctgtcgcctccccccttcccctttgCCTCCTGCTCGCCTTCGGTTGTGTTTATCTGCGCCGCAACTCCTGCCTGAATAATCTCCGGCTGCCTGGAGTTTGTCTGCAAACCTCAAGGTTTATTATCGGGGCAAGCAGGGCACGGCGAGGAGGGACGCCTTGTCCGGATGGCCGGCACCGCACCACATCTGCCCCATcgctcccccttcccctccgcCCTG ATGAGCTGGATCTGGCTGTGCAGGAGGGCGAGAGGCAGGTGCGAACCCGCAAGAGCCTCCCGAAGGGTTTCTCCTGGGGACCTTTCCAGGGCAGCATCCACAGTGAGCCGACATCGCCGGGACACAGTGAAACG AGCCCACCCGTGACGCTGGTGCTGGAGGATGAGAGCTGCTGGCTGTCCCAGCTGCCCCTCGTGCCTGGAGAGCCCGACGCCAACGCTGTGATCTACAGGAAGG ATGACAACCTGTGGTGCCGGACGACACGTGCCCTGCGGGAGGACGAGGCCGTGTGCGCCTTTGTGGTGGCAGAGCCACCAGCCATCCCCAACCACCAAGTGGTGAAAGCGGAGCCCGGCGACTCGCCGTACCCTGCTGCGCTGCATTCAGACATCCAGCTGCTGCCGCAGCAAGCGGGCATGGCTGCCATCCTGGCCACCGCCGTGGTTAACA AGGATGTCTTCCCATGCAAGGACTGTGGGATCTGGTACCGGAGTGAGCGCAACCTGCAAGCCCATCTGATGTACTACTGCGCCAGCCGGCAGAGCGCTGGCTCGCCTGCCCTGGAGGAGAAGCCCAAGGAGACCTACCCCAACGAGCGCGTCTGCCCCTTCCCTCAGTGCAAGAAGAGCTGCCCCAGTGCCAGCTCCCTGGAGATCCACATGCGGAGCCACAGCG GAGAGCGGCCGTTCGTCTGTCTGATCTGCCTGTCTGCCTTCACCACAAAAGCCAACTGTGAGCGTCACCTGAAGGTGCACACAGACACTCTGAATG GCATCTGCCACAGCTGTGGCTTCATCTCCACCACGAGGGACATCCTCTACAGCCACCTGGTCACCAACCACATGATCTGCCAGCCAGGCTCCAAGGGAGAAGTGTACTCGCCAGGGCCAACCCTGCCTACTGCCAAACCCCTCACTCCTG GGTTGAGCCAGACGAACAACGCACCCCTGCGGAAGTGCAGCCTGCCCACGTTCCTGCCCGAAGGACTGCCGGCACTGCCGCAGCACATGGTGCTGCACGGCCCCCTGCCCGCCCCACTGCCCAGCCCTGACActgcagcccccccagcaccaccTGCCTCTCCCTCCAATGCCAGGGCCGGCAAGCTCTCACCACCCACCCAGCCACAGAACGGGGAAGGTCCATCATCGtcatcatcatcctcctcctcatcctcctcctccagcgAGGCCATCCGCATCAAGGAGGAGCCTGCTGGCAGCCCAGCAAGTGAGGCAGAGGTGCTTAAAAGCAGTGGCCCTGCAGAAGGGGGTGGCAGCCCCGATGCCTCCTCCCGAACCTCATCCCCCCGCAGCCTGCCCTCAGCAAAGGTCAAGTCGGAGCTCGCCAGCCCCACGCCGGGCTCCAGCCCCGTGCCCAGCGAGCCGGGGATGGGCACAGCTGGTGGCACTGTCTTCCTACCCCAGTATGTGTTTGGCCACGAAGCTGCAGTGGTGCCACAGGCATCGGAGATCCTGGCGAAGATGTCAGAGCTGGTGCACAGCCGGCTGAAGCAGGGCCACGGCAGCACAGTGCCGCCCGCCATCTATGCTGGTGCACCGGTGCCCAAGGGTGCCACCTGCTTCGAGTGCGAGATCACCTTCAACAACATCAACAACTACTACGTGCACAAGCGCCTTTACTGCTCCAGCCGGCACCTCGTCGAGGATAGTCCTCCTGGGGCACGCAAGCTCAAAGCTCCCCCTGGGGCACCCAAGGGTCCCCAGGCCCCAGGGACACTGCTGTCCCCCTCAGCGGGTGATGGGCAGGGGACGCTGGTGGGGGACGGGGATGCCAGCCGGGATGCCACACCGCCAGCCGCCCCACCAGAGGTGAAAACAGAGGAGGTGGGTGGCAAAGCGGGGTCCCCCGAGGCAGAGGGGCGGTCGGGGCGGTGCAGCGAGGACAGCCAGAGCCCCAGCAGCTCAGTGGGGGACGAGGGGGATGAGGACCCCAGCAGGACGCTGTGTGAGGCGTGCAACATCCGCTTCAGCCGCCACGAGACCTACGTGGTGCACAAGCGTTTCTACTGTGCCTCGCGCCATGACCCTCCCCTCCGCCGCCCAAATGCCCCCAAAGTCCCCTACGTGCCGCAACCTCTCCGCACCCGCAAACGCCGCAAGCTCTATGAGATCCACGGGGCTGCTCATCGCCCCACCGAACCGCCGCCAGCCCCCGAGCCTCCACCAGCCCCCGATcccccaggagctgctcccTCGCCCCGTTCCAGCCCAGATGCCGACGGTCCCATCGACCTGAGCAAGAAGCCGCGGCGGCAGGGCGATGCGACACCGGCACCACTGCTGCAGTTGGCTGACTACCATGAATGCACCGCCTGCCGCATCAGCTTCAACAGCCTCGACAGCTACCTGGCCCACAAGAAGTACCAGTGCCCAGCCACCCCGCTGCAGCCCCGCACCCTCGAGCAGCTCCAGAAGATGAAGGGGGCCATGCCCACTCCCCTCAAGGGCCGgcgcagccccagcagccccggTGAGGGGGACCCCGAAGGTGTGCGGGTGAGGGCGGCTCCTGCAGCAAGCCCCAGCATCCCCTACCCTGGTGTGTCTGGGGCGGACTCGCTGCAGCGTCACCCCAAGGGTCCTCTGCCACCCCTGGGGATGAAGggacctctctctgcctgtccctaCTGTCCCCTGAACGGGGCTGTCAAGGGCGACCTCCTTGAGCACTTCCGTAACGCCCACGGGCTCTTCGTGGCTAAGCCAGCggcagctgggcagggactCCCTGATGCCAGTGCCGGCAGGACACCCGAGCCCCCACTGCCCGCGGCGTCACCCCCTCGCCCACCTGCCCCCCACCTCCGCCAGGACAGCTTTAACAGCAAGGAGGGTCGGGATGGCAGCGGCAGCCCCCGGCCCCCCGCCTCACCCCAGCCTCCTGCTTCACCCAGAGCCCCTGAGGGACTGCGAGAAGCTGCCCGCAAGCCCCCCACGCCCCCCACCTACACAGACAGGGGAGTGCAGACACCTCCGGCAAAGGCTGTGCCCGGCCCTGTGCCAAACGGCAACCACAGGTACTGTCGCCTCTGCAACATCAAGTTCAGCAGCCTCTCCACCTTCATCGCCCACAAGAAGTATTACTGCTCCTCTCACGCTGCCGAACATGTCAAGTAA